A window of Zingiber officinale cultivar Zhangliang chromosome 5A, Zo_v1.1, whole genome shotgun sequence contains these coding sequences:
- the LOC121981441 gene encoding BTB/POZ domain-containing protein At1g63850-like — MAAPLPMAASSSNNHKQQQHHHRYHQQRPQKSPTQRRQLQANSRSNSERRTRREATAAPHVVSSDGPWCWTSAAAAASSSPPRPRSDRSVDHVLQEPTPSPALMDTSPVGAPAGAFSSTYGPYPSGYTKFNSALNAGLLNPMSPPPPPPLDKSRSSPTLFDMMANEQDYQPRSLGDAFPNPLGRATAAATTASLPATAQERYLLLQERVAEIIDSCSPGNQLNDPDSADVRLTLTSIDGLTISLNVHRQVLVAHSRFFATKLSDRWSKQQRYLPHIVEISDCDDIEIYVETLRLMYCRDLRRRLMRENVSKVLGILKVSAAIAFDAGVLSCLEYLEAAPWAEDEEEKVASLLSQLHIESSSAGEVLKRVSLELAPAAVADEGNGGEEVLVRLIQVVLEGKDEKARREMKGLVSKMLRENSNSTTLQGDGPGASRGGNGDLSKDSLYSACDGCLLSLRYHFTRAAASDLAEAAQIARQADNLHWILDILIDRQIGDDFLRTWACQAELSELHPQVPAIHRYEVSRVTARLFVGIGKGHILVSKETRCLLLQTWLDPFYEDFGWIRRACKGLDRHLIEDGLANTILTLPLAMQQEVLLSWFDRFLNAGDDCPNIQRGFEVWWRRAFWRRNGHSSDQQPPQLRIAAAAAAAAAACENSC; from the exons ATGGCAGCCCCGCTCCCGATGGCTGCTTCCTCCTCTAACAATCACAAACAACAACAACACCACCACCGCTACCACCAGCAGCGTCCACAAAAGTCACCCACGCAACGACGGCAGCTGCAGGCTAACTCCAGATCGAACAGCGAGCGACGCACTCGTCGCGAGGCCACCGCCGCCCCCCACGTCGTCTCCTCCGACGGTCCTTGGTGCTGGACCAGCGCAGCAGCTGCTGCCTCCTCCTCGCCGCCTCGCCCGCGCAGCGACCGCTCGGTGGATCACGTTCTCCAGGAGCCGACGCCCTCGCCTGCGCTCATGGACACCTCCCCCGTCGGCGCCCCGGCGGGTGCCTTCTCCTCCACTTATGGTCCTTACCCCTCCGGCTACACCAAGTTCAACTCTGCCCTCAATGCTGGCCTCCTCAACCCCATGTCCCCTCCGCCGCCTCCGCCCCTCGACAAGAGCCGCTCCAGTCCCACCCTGTTCGACATGATGGCTAACGAGCAGGATTACCAGCCTCGCTCCCTAGGCGACGCCTTTCCCAACCCTCTTGGCCGGGCAACTGCTGCTGCCACCACCGCCTCCCTGCCTGCTACCGCCCAGGAACGGTATCTCCTCCTTCAGGAGCGCGTGGCTGAGATCATCGACAGCTGCAGTCCGGGCAATCAGCTCAACGATCCCGACTCTGCCGATGTCCGCCTCACCCTTACCTCCATCGACGGGCTTACCATCTCCCTCAATGTCCACCGCCAGGTCCTCGTCGCTCACAGCCGCTTTTTCGCCACCAAGCTGTCCGACCGTTGGTCAAAGCAACAGCGGTATCTCCCGCACATAGTCGAGATCTCCGACTGCGACGACATCGAGATCTACGTCGAGACCCTCCGCCTCATGTATTGCAGAGACCTTCGCCGGCGCCTCATGAGGGAGAATGTGTCGAAAGTCCTAGGAATCCTAAAG GTGTCTGCGGCGATCGCGTTCGACGCAGGGGTTCTATCTTGTCTCGAGTACTTGGAAGCTGCGCCGTGGGCGGAAGACGAGGAGGAAAAGGTGGCGTCGCTCCTGTCACAGCTCCACATCGAGAGCTCGAGCGCAGGAGAGGTGCTGAAGAGGGTCTCCCTGGAACTTGCCCCCGCGGCCGTTGCAGACGAGGGCAATGGCGGCGAGGAGGTCCTCGTCCGGCTTATCCAGGTGGTCCTGGAAGGCAAGGATGAAAAGGCGAGGCGGGAGATGAAAGGGCTTGTTTCCAAGATGCTCCGCGAGAACAGCAACAGCACCACCTTGCAGGGTGACGGCCCGGGGGCAAGCAGAGGGGGTAACGGGGACCTGAGCAAGGACTCTCTCTACTCCGCTTGCGATGGCTGCCTCCTCTCCCTCCGCTACCATTTCACTCGCGCGGCCGCCTCCGACCTCGCCGAGGCCGCCCAGATCGCTCGGCAGGCCGATAACCTCCATTGGATCCTCGACATCCTGATCGATCGACAGATCGGGGATGACTTCCTGCGGACGTGGGCGTGCCAGGCGGAACTGTCGGAGCTCCATCCACAAGTGCCGGCGATCCACCGGTACGAGGTGAGCCGGGTGACAGCGCGGCTGTTCGTGGGGATAGGAAAAGGCCACATCCTGGTGTCCAAGGAGACGCGGTGCCTGCTGCTGCAAACGTGGTTGGATCCTTTCTACGAGGACTTCGGTTGGATTCGGAGGGCGTGCAAGGGCCTCGACCGCCACCTCATCGAGGATGGCCTCGCCAACACCATTCTCACGCTCCCGTTGGCGATGCAGCAGGAGGTGCTTCTCTCCTGGTTCGACCGTTTCTTGAACGCAGGCGACGACTGTCCCAACATCCAGAGGGGCTTCGAGGTGTGGTGGCGGCGGGCCTTCTGGCGGAGGAACGGCCACTCCTCTGATCAGCAGCCGCCGCAGTTGAGGATTGCTGctgctgccgccgccgccgcagctGCCTGCGAAAATTCCTGCTGA